The Photobacterium sp. TY1-4 DNA window ATAAACAGTTCGCGATATGAGCAATCATGCATTGCCACGCAAATTCCCGCAAACACAAGAGGAATGGAAGTTTGAACCTTTCTATCAAAAATAAACTCGCCCTGACTTTCGCAGGGATCATTCTGTTGACCGCCACGATACAGATCTGGCTTACCCGTGAGCGCCTGACAGAAGAGACCAACCGATCAACACAAGAGCTAGCACAATCCCTGACACAATCAAACATCAGTACCATCAGCCAATGGCTGGAAAGTAAAAGCACCATTGTTCGTGCCTCCGTCAAAGGTTTCAACCAAAGTGCTGAGCCAATTCCGGCCCTGGCACAAGCAATGGATTCAGGACACTTCGACCTGGTTTATGCCGGCACCCAGCAAGGACAAATGATCACCGGTACACCCGTCGATTTTCCTGCCGGTTATGATCCACGACAGCGCCCCTGGTATCAGGCAGCCACGGCAAAGAACGGGCTGATTGTTACCAAACCATACCAGGACGCAGCTTCAGGCAAACTCATCGTCTCGGTTGCCGAGCCGTTTAGTGCCAAGATGAACAGTGGGATTATTGCCGGGGATGTCTCGATTGAGATGCTGGTCTCCGACATTCTGGCCATCGAACAGGACGGTGTTTACGCCGGACTGTTTAGCCGTGACGGCACGATCATCGCTCACCCGAACAAGTCCCTGACGCTGAAGCCGACCACAGAAATGGGCGCGGCATTCGACTCGGCCTTTATCCAGAAATCCGCGACAAGCAATACCTTGACGACACTGAATGTCTCCGGGGTTGAGAGCCTGGTCAGCATTAAACAGGTTCCGGGAACGGACTGGTATTTCTCGCTGATTATCGATAAATCCCTGGCATATGCACCGGTTCAGGAAGCCTTAACCGATGCACTGATTGGCGCTGTGGTCCAGTTGCTGCTGACTTTGGCGATTGCAGCATTCTTGATTGCCAAGGCCCTGAAACCTTTGGATACACTCTCCGAGGCGATGGCCGACTTGTCACATGGCAACGGCGATCTGACTCGGCGTATCCAGTTCGATCATGATGATGAGATCGGCCGTCTGAGCCAACATGTTAACGCCTTTATTGAAAAGCTACATCACTCAATCACCGGCATTTCGGGTTCGTCTGAACAGCTTTCACAGCAGGCAAAAGCCAGTCACAACCTGGCGCTGCAAACCAATGAAGCGCTGAATTTGCAGGTGAATGAGATCTCGCAAATCGCGACAGCCATTCATGAGATGTCCGCCACCGCTCAGGAGGTTGCCAGCCATGCTGAGCAAACGGCCGGGGCTGCCGGGGCATCCCAGGAAAGCTGTAACGAAGGGAAAGACGTCATCCTGCGTAATCAGCAATCCATTACCGATCTTGCCGATCACGTCGAGAATGCGTCTGGGATCATTAAAGAGCTGGAGCATAATGCACAAGGCATCAACGCAATCCTTTCGACCATTCAGGGTATTGCCGAACAAACCAACCTATTGGCTTTGAACGCTGCCATTGAAGCCGCTCGTGCCGGTGAGCAGGGGCGCGGTTTTGCCGTGGTTGCCGATGAAGTTCGGGTGCTGTCTCAACGGACCCACAGCTCCACCGAAGAGATTCGCGGCATGATTGAAACGCTACAGCGCAATACCCACAGCGCGGTTGAAACCATGGCCCAAAGCCAGGATCTGGCGACCAACAGCGTGGAAGAAGCGAACAATGCGACCCGGGCACTGGAGCAGATCACGGCGTCAATTCAGGAAATTTCTGATATGGCAACCCAGATTTCCAGCGCCGCAGAAGAGCAACGTGCCGTGACGGATGAAATCAGCCGCAACACGCAAGCTGTGAATGATGTTTCTGATCAGCTGTCCGGCGAAGCCAGCGAAGCGCAACGTCTATCTGAAGAACTGAACGACATTGCCCAACACCTGAACTCTGAAGTCAGCAAATTCAGAATCTAACGGGCAATACCGTTTCCAATCTGCCAAGACAAAACGCCAGCAATCATTGCTGGCGTTTTCTTTTTATTCATTATTGAATGACCTGCGTCAGGCGTTACGACGCTGCTTTGCGGGTGATGTCATTAAATTCACCTTCAATCACGGTTCCATGAACCCCGGGCTCCCAGGTTCCGGTTTTTCCACTCGCGGCCACAGCACGCTTCATTTTCATACGGACAAACGGCAATGCAATCAAACCGGCAACCATCATCACCGCGGCCAGCAGACCGGCGACCGCAAGGACAAACAGGCCAACCATCAGGGAAATCGCACTCGCAATATATTTCTTCATAACAGCCCCTTCGCAGTTCTTTCGCGCTTTCAGCTTTCTCAGCTTTTCAATCAATCGCTTCATTTCAGTTGGCAGTGTAACGAGCCAACCATGAATGAAACATGAACAAGCGCGCTGTTACACCCGAAAGCGCTCCACCAGCATTTTGAGCTGTTCAGACAGCTGTGCGATCTCGCTACTGGCATTTTTACTTTGCCCGGCCGCGACCGCATTCTCTTCAGCAATCCGTTTGACGTTCACAACGTTTTTATTAATGCTCTCGGCGACCGAGCTTTGTTGCTCGGCTGCACTGGCAATTTGCATGTTCATATCATTAATCAAAGTCACCGCATGGGTGATCGCCTCAAGCGCAGCGCTGGCATTCCCGGCCTGCGCCACACTGCGATCGGCTTGATCTTTCCCCTGACCCATCACCGCAACTGCGGTTCTCATGCCTGATTGCAACTGCTCGATCAGGGTCTGTATCTCTGACGTTGATGTCTGTGTTCGCTGCGCCAGACCCCGGACTTCATCGGCAACCACGGCAAAACCGCGCCCCTGATCACCCGCACGGGCGGCCTCAATCGCTGCGTTCAGCGCCAACAGGTTGGTCTGCTCAGCAATTTCCCGAATCACATCGAGAATACGGCCGATGTTCAATACATCTTGCTCAACTTCATGCAGCTTTTCTGACGAATCATCGACGCGCTCAGACAGCACATTAATCGAGGCGATGGTTTGCGCTACCACGTCACTCCCGGTACTGGCTTCATTGTCTGCCTGATTGGCCGCATCAGCAGCTTTCGCCGCATTATCGGCCACATCATGAACCGTGGCAGCCATCTCGTTCATCGCCGTTGCGACAAGCTCAGTTTCCCGCTCTTGCTCCACGATACCGCGACTGGCCTGCTCCGTCGTGACAGCCAGCTCCTCGGCTGCCGAGGCCAATTCAACACTGGCGCCGGAAATTGTCGTCATCATATGCCGCAGCTGTTCACAGGTATTTTGGATTGCTTCCAGTAACCGGCCGGTTTCATCCTGTCCGGTGCGAGGAATATCGATCGTCAGATCCCCTTCTGCCAGTTGATTTGCCGCGGAGACTGCCTGCTTGATTGGCCGGGTGATCGTGATGGTCAGCAGGTAAGCCGCCAGGACGCCTACCGCGACCGCAGCAAAGGACAGGAACAGATTCAGGTTTATACTGTCTACTGTTCTCGCCTTCAAAGCAGGACCAAGCTGATCCTGATCTCGCATCACAGACAACTTCACGGCTTCAACGAGCTCAGCGACTTCCGGGCCAATCCGGTTCAACTGTTGATTGACCAGCACATTGCGGTTTTCGATGATCGTATGCGCGGCAGACAGGCTCTCCAGATATTGCTGGTGACTCTGATTAAACTGAGCCAATAGCTGGCGATGCCCCGCATCCTGCAGCACACTGTTGAGGCGATCCCGTTCCTGACGGAGTTCACTACCCAGTATCTGGTGTGCCTTGTTGTAATCTACCGAGCTGCCAGAGTTCATAAACAGCGCGACATACATTTCACCTAATAAGAGCTTCTCCTGCACTCTCGCCGCATAATACGCAGCCTGGGTATCCGCATCCTCATACGTGGAGTCCATCAGGTTCGACAAGAGCTGGCGCATCGTTTCTCCGGCAGGAACCACCTGCTGAGAGAGGATCTTATCCCGCTGGCTTGTTAGCGAAACAACCTGATCAAACGCTTGCTGGTAAGCCGTAATCGAAGTCTCTACCTGATTGATCACTGCTGCGCGTTCCGGACTCTGGATACTATTTTTTGCTTCCGCGAGAAAAGTGTTCATTTTCGCCTGATGATCCCGATATTCAGTCAGCTGCTGATCCTGGCGGATCATCAAATAATCTTTTACATTCATTCGAACCATCAACATATTGGCTTGCAGGCGTCCGGCAAGATTCGTGTCCCGGGCTAATTCCCGATAATTTTCGATGCCTTGCTCTGTATTTTTCAGTGCCATGATACTAATCGCCAGCACAATCGATAACAGCCCAAGAACAACGAAAAAACCCATCCCAATCTTTACACCCAGACTTAAATTCCTAAACATAGCCACACCTTCATGATTTATTTATGTATTAAGTATTTTTTATCCGATGACATCACCCTGAAGCATTCATTATTGGTTTTCTTGATTACCATCGAACCTCAGCTAGCTTAAGAAGACGCTGAGGCATCGGCGCTGTTTGAATACTGGAATAAACTAACTGCTCAAGCATCTTTTCTAAATCAAACCGTCGATTAAACTTGAAGCAAAACTCGGCAAGATAGCGCGGTAAATGTTTGTTTTTGATTGAGTGATAAGTGCCATGCATTGCATTTTTCACATTACTTATCATGGTGTTAACCCACTTGAAATAGGGCAATTCTACGCAATCCGCACCACCGCCAGTTACAATGGCATGGTGAAAGATTTTTGCATCTTCGATACCACGGAAACAAGCCAACCCATCAGAAATGACCAGCGATTTCGGCCTTAAATGAGCCTTAGCCCAACGCGTCAGCTCTGCTTTCTTAAACCCATCAACAGCGGTAAAGCGCATTCGTATTGGGTGACCCTCTTCGTTCATGGATACGGCTGCAACAAATGGACGCTTCCCTTTAGCGCCACGGCCACGGACACCACGCTTCACACCGCCCCAGTAGGCATCGTCAATTTGGACGTAACCATCTAAAGGCGTTTCATCATCTCGCTCTTTCATGGCCTGCATGAGTTTCTGTTTTACTCGCCATGCCGTGTTGTATGAAACACCGAGTTGTCTGGACAACTCAAGAGCAGAGATACCGTTCTTTTCTTGTGTTATCAGGTAAATGGCCAGAAACCAGACCGTTAAAGACAGTTTAGAGTGGGCAAATAGCGTCCCTGATATCAACGAAGCTTGATGATGGCACTGATTACACTGAAATAAGGCGCGTGATTTCAACTGACAATATTTATCATGGCGGCAGTTAGGGCAACGGTAGCCCGTCGGCCAACGCATCTCGAACAATCGTTTCTGGCATTGTTCCTCAGTACCATACATAGTCATAAACTGATGAATAGAAATGCCTTTTTGAAACTGAACTTGATTTTTAGCCATGACTTTACCCTCATGAACTCACCTACATTTAGTATAGTTCAGGGGGCTGAGTATTAGGGGTAATCAAGTTGGTTTTTATAGTAATTTTCCTGTTTACCCTTAAGAGTTATAGCATGAAACCTGAGGCATAATAATTTATGTCAGACAAACCTGTGATGCCGAAAAAAAGCCTTGATAAAAATCAAGGCTTTAGTGTCCACTCATGTTCGAATCTTAGAAAGTGATTTTACCTCAAAGATCCCGCATCAGAATTTCTAGCTCTTCTTCTGCTAATTCAATCAATTTCGCCAACTCTCTGGCATCTTCATTCGCCAAATGCAATTGCCAGCGAACAGAGTCAGATTCAAGCGGCGCTTTACAAACCAACTCCGTCCCATTCCCCGCAGAATAGAAATACAACTCTTCAAAATCTGCTTTTAACAGATGCGCTTCTTCCTGAATATTCACTTCCAGTTCACCCGTTGGAATAACGGTAACATGTGCATGTAACGCTTTTTGCCCTGGCAAGATGAACTGCCGACATTCAGCTAACATAATCGCTGCCTCCACGATTCCCCGACCCATTTTAAGTTTAGTCAAGCCGCAGTGACCCAGATAAGAATTCACAAAAACAACACAAATATTCAACATTATTTTTGAGGAAGATCATAGAAAGCGTAAGTAACAAAGCATACAGCCCTTTTGCCGCGCGCTAAGGGCTATATGCTTATCAGTTCCGGTTCACGATGATGTCACGTCACCAGTAAATTAGAAGAGATGTTGATTCATCAACAGATGGCAGACGATACTCCCGACATACCCCAAAGCAATCACCGGCATCCATTTCAGGTGACCGACGAAGGTGTATTTGCCGTGTGCAGCTCCCATCAGTGCGACACCGGCAGCCGAGCCAATCGACAACAGACTACCGCCGACCCCGGCAGTCAGCGTCACCAGTAACCAGTTCCCCGCTGAAAGTTCAGGTTGCATACTTAACACCGCAAACATCACCGGGATGTTATCAACAATGGCTGAGAGTACACCGACCATAATATTGGCCCAGACCGGATTCCATTGTGTATACATGATTTCCGATACCATCCCGAGATAGCCCAGCAAGCTGAGTCCTCCGACACACATCACAACCCCGTAAAAGAACAACAGGGTGTCCCACTCGGCATGAGAAACCCGCTTAAAGACATCAAATGGCACCACAGAGCCTAGTCGTCTTAAAGCCGCCTCATCATTATTAGCCAGGGCAACCGCACGTTTCTTCGCCAGTGAACCCGGTAACGTTTTACGCAGGAAAAATCCGAAAAA harbors:
- a CDS encoding methyl-accepting chemotaxis protein, which encodes MNLSIKNKLALTFAGIILLTATIQIWLTRERLTEETNRSTQELAQSLTQSNISTISQWLESKSTIVRASVKGFNQSAEPIPALAQAMDSGHFDLVYAGTQQGQMITGTPVDFPAGYDPRQRPWYQAATAKNGLIVTKPYQDAASGKLIVSVAEPFSAKMNSGIIAGDVSIEMLVSDILAIEQDGVYAGLFSRDGTIIAHPNKSLTLKPTTEMGAAFDSAFIQKSATSNTLTTLNVSGVESLVSIKQVPGTDWYFSLIIDKSLAYAPVQEALTDALIGAVVQLLLTLAIAAFLIAKALKPLDTLSEAMADLSHGNGDLTRRIQFDHDDEIGRLSQHVNAFIEKLHHSITGISGSSEQLSQQAKASHNLALQTNEALNLQVNEISQIATAIHEMSATAQEVASHAEQTAGAAGASQESCNEGKDVILRNQQSITDLADHVENASGIIKELEHNAQGINAILSTIQGIAEQTNLLALNAAIEAARAGEQGRGFAVVADEVRVLSQRTHSSTEEIRGMIETLQRNTHSAVETMAQSQDLATNSVEEANNATRALEQITASIQEISDMATQISSAAEEQRAVTDEISRNTQAVNDVSDQLSGEASEAQRLSEELNDIAQHLNSEVSKFRI
- a CDS encoding IS1595 family transposase, producing MAKNQVQFQKGISIHQFMTMYGTEEQCQKRLFEMRWPTGYRCPNCRHDKYCQLKSRALFQCNQCHHQASLISGTLFAHSKLSLTVWFLAIYLITQEKNGISALELSRQLGVSYNTAWRVKQKLMQAMKERDDETPLDGYVQIDDAYWGGVKRGVRGRGAKGKRPFVAAVSMNEEGHPIRMRFTAVDGFKKAELTRWAKAHLRPKSLVISDGLACFRGIEDAKIFHHAIVTGGGADCVELPYFKWVNTMISNVKNAMHGTYHSIKNKHLPRYLAEFCFKFNRRFDLEKMLEQLVYSSIQTAPMPQRLLKLAEVRW
- a CDS encoding methyl-accepting chemotaxis protein produces the protein MFRNLSLGVKIGMGFFVVLGLLSIVLAISIMALKNTEQGIENYRELARDTNLAGRLQANMLMVRMNVKDYLMIRQDQQLTEYRDHQAKMNTFLAEAKNSIQSPERAAVINQVETSITAYQQAFDQVVSLTSQRDKILSQQVVPAGETMRQLLSNLMDSTYEDADTQAAYYAARVQEKLLLGEMYVALFMNSGSSVDYNKAHQILGSELRQERDRLNSVLQDAGHRQLLAQFNQSHQQYLESLSAAHTIIENRNVLVNQQLNRIGPEVAELVEAVKLSVMRDQDQLGPALKARTVDSINLNLFLSFAAVAVGVLAAYLLTITITRPIKQAVSAANQLAEGDLTIDIPRTGQDETGRLLEAIQNTCEQLRHMMTTISGASVELASAAEELAVTTEQASRGIVEQERETELVATAMNEMAATVHDVADNAAKAADAANQADNEASTGSDVVAQTIASINVLSERVDDSSEKLHEVEQDVLNIGRILDVIREIAEQTNLLALNAAIEAARAGDQGRGFAVVADEVRGLAQRTQTSTSEIQTLIEQLQSGMRTAVAVMGQGKDQADRSVAQAGNASAALEAITHAVTLINDMNMQIASAAEQQSSVAESINKNVVNVKRIAEENAVAAGQSKNASSEIAQLSEQLKMLVERFRV